A region of uncultured Draconibacterium sp. DNA encodes the following proteins:
- the clpP gene encoding ATP-dependent Clp endopeptidase proteolytic subunit ClpP, giving the protein MDNNEFRKYATKHAGISSLTMDRYTSAYSNYISPTIIEERQLNIASMDVFSRLMMDRIIFLGVPIDDTVANIIQAQLLFLESTDPSKDIQIYFNSPGGSVYAGLGIYDTMQYISADVATICTGMAASMAAVLMTAGQKGKRSALTHSRIMIHQPMGGAQGQASDIEITAREIMKIKKELYTIIANHSGQTLEQIEKDSDRDYWMTAQEAVDYGMIDEILVRNNK; this is encoded by the coding sequence ATGGACAACAACGAATTTAGAAAATACGCAACTAAGCATGCCGGTATCAGCAGCTTAACAATGGACAGGTATACATCGGCATACAGCAATTATATTTCGCCAACAATTATCGAAGAGCGTCAGTTAAACATCGCATCAATGGATGTGTTTTCGCGATTGATGATGGACCGTATTATTTTCCTTGGCGTACCAATCGACGATACTGTAGCTAACATTATTCAGGCGCAATTGCTGTTCCTTGAGTCAACCGATCCGTCGAAAGACATTCAGATCTATTTTAACTCGCCGGGAGGTTCTGTTTATGCCGGTTTAGGCATTTACGACACCATGCAATATATTTCAGCCGATGTAGCTACCATCTGTACAGGTATGGCCGCATCGATGGCAGCTGTGTTGATGACTGCCGGACAAAAAGGAAAACGTTCTGCGTTAACACATTCCCGAATCATGATCCACCAACCAATGGGCGGTGCTCAGGGGCAGGCTTCTGATATTGAGATCACTGCCCGCGAAATCATGAAGATCAAAAAAGAATTGTACACCATTATTGCCAATCACTCAGGACAAACATTAGAACAAATCGAAAAAGACTCAGACCGTGACTACTGGATGACCGCACAGGAAGCTGTAGACTATGGAATGATCGATGAAATTTTAGTTAGAAATAACAAATAA
- a CDS encoding GNAT family N-acetyltransferase: MVEKYKFRIIFRNEIDDTLREVVAHLLKEQKKVQPPYEEKADRCKVICVVFDDERPVALGAIKIKTKSVFGRDKANVPELSNKFDDELGYIYVKSKYEGQGIASKVVSLLLKEFRNVNLMASTETTANPGMVKILKRFGFRHYGSTWHSSMEHKNELGLFLKMNRKD; encoded by the coding sequence ATGGTTGAAAAATATAAATTCCGAATTATTTTCAGAAATGAAATAGACGATACTTTAAGAGAGGTTGTTGCTCATCTATTGAAAGAACAAAAAAAGGTTCAGCCACCATACGAGGAAAAGGCTGATAGATGTAAAGTAATTTGTGTCGTTTTTGATGATGAGAGGCCTGTTGCTCTTGGTGCCATTAAGATTAAAACAAAATCAGTATTTGGGAGAGATAAGGCTAATGTGCCCGAATTATCCAATAAATTCGATGATGAATTAGGTTACATATATGTAAAATCGAAATATGAGGGACAAGGAATTGCTTCAAAGGTTGTAAGTTTATTATTGAAAGAATTTAGAAATGTAAATCTAATGGCATCAACAGAGACGACTGCAAATCCAGGAATGGTGAAGATATTAAAGCGATTCGGATTTCGACACTACGGTAGTACATGGCATAGTAGCATGGAACATAAAAATGAGTTAGGTTTATTTTTAAAAATGAATAGAAAAGATTAA
- the tig gene encoding trigger factor, which produces MNINLENIDQVNAVINLTIEKTDYEKQVADVLKDYRQKATIPGFRPGKVPAGLIKKRFGTAVLVEEINKLISQNLSKYMIDEKLPVLGEPMPNDEKQKAIDWEKDESFEFVFDVALAPEVKVSLDKRNKYTYYNIAVSDDMIQQQVDMAASQLGENLPAEEAKEDSTVRGNFVQLDAEGNEVEGGIAPEGVLLAVDKIKDEEVKNAFVGCKKDDIIVFNPIKAFENNHEVSHMLNIKHEEADTLESDFRYTVTEILQFQKAELNEELFKKLYGEETEIKTLDDFKAKIKEDLAKNLVFSSDHKFTLDTRDTLVEKTELEMPEEFLKRWLVAVNKELTQEQIETEFPAFILDLKWQLIKDAIAKENELKIEAEEAEDFAKKMALAQYQQYGIHDVPEDQLESFAKMMLDKPEERERIYKKLLEDKVIEVVKEKVTVQEEEVSQEKFNEMMQAAQ; this is translated from the coding sequence ATGAATATTAATTTAGAAAACATCGACCAGGTTAATGCGGTAATCAATCTTACCATCGAGAAAACTGACTATGAAAAACAAGTTGCCGATGTTTTAAAAGACTATCGTCAAAAAGCTACAATTCCAGGATTCCGCCCCGGTAAAGTTCCGGCTGGCCTTATCAAAAAAAGATTTGGAACAGCTGTTTTGGTTGAAGAGATAAATAAACTGATCTCTCAAAACCTGTCGAAATACATGATTGATGAAAAACTTCCGGTACTTGGCGAACCAATGCCAAACGACGAAAAACAAAAAGCAATCGACTGGGAAAAAGATGAGTCGTTTGAATTTGTTTTCGACGTAGCTTTAGCTCCTGAAGTAAAAGTATCGCTTGATAAACGCAACAAATACACTTACTACAATATCGCTGTTTCAGACGACATGATTCAGCAACAGGTTGACATGGCAGCTTCTCAACTGGGAGAGAATCTTCCTGCCGAAGAAGCAAAAGAAGACAGCACAGTTCGCGGTAATTTTGTTCAGCTTGATGCGGAAGGCAACGAAGTGGAAGGCGGAATTGCTCCTGAAGGTGTACTTTTAGCTGTTGACAAAATCAAAGACGAAGAAGTTAAAAATGCATTTGTTGGTTGTAAAAAGGACGATATTATCGTTTTCAACCCGATAAAAGCTTTCGAAAATAACCACGAAGTTTCGCACATGCTAAACATTAAGCATGAAGAAGCAGACACGTTGGAAAGCGATTTCAGATACACCGTTACTGAAATTCTTCAGTTCCAAAAAGCTGAATTGAACGAAGAGCTGTTCAAAAAACTTTACGGCGAAGAAACTGAAATCAAAACGCTTGACGATTTCAAAGCAAAAATCAAAGAAGACCTGGCTAAAAACCTGGTATTCTCATCTGATCATAAATTTACATTAGACACACGCGACACGCTGGTTGAAAAAACTGAGCTGGAAATGCCGGAGGAATTTTTGAAGCGTTGGTTAGTGGCTGTAAACAAAGAATTAACACAGGAGCAGATCGAAACCGAATTCCCTGCATTTATTCTTGATTTGAAATGGCAATTGATTAAAGACGCCATCGCAAAAGAAAACGAACTGAAGATTGAAGCTGAAGAGGCTGAAGACTTTGCCAAGAAAATGGCACTGGCACAATACCAGCAGTACGGAATCCACGATGTGCCTGAAGATCAGTTGGAATCGTTTGCTAAAATGATGCTCGACAAACCTGAAGAAAGAGAACGCATCTACAAAAAATTGCTGGAAGACAAAGTGATCGAAGTAGTGAAAGAAAAAGTTACTGTTCAGGAAGAAGAAGTATCGCAGGAAAAGTTCAACGAAATGATGCAAGCTGCTCAATAG
- the clpX gene encoding ATP-dependent Clp protease ATP-binding subunit ClpX, producing MSNKEKMDKCSFCGREKKEVNLLIAGIDGHICDRCAEQAHSIIQEEVKTSSSFDLDDIKLLKPKEIKDFLDQYVIGQDRAKRVLSVSVYNHYKRLTQKVDDDETEIEKSNIILVGETGTGKTLLARTIAKMLHVPFTIVDATVLTEAGYVGEDIESLLTRLLQAADYNVEAAERGIVFVDEIDKIARKSDNPSITRDVSGEGVQQGLLKLLEGSIVNVPPQGGRKHPEQKLIPVDTKNILFVCGGAFDGIERKIANRLNTKVIGYSAAKDADRIERENLLQYVSPQDLKSFGLIPEIIGRLPVLTYLNPLDKETLRSILTEPKNSVIKQYKKLFKLDEIELEFDEEALEYIVDKAIEFKLGARGLRSICENIMNDAMFDAPSDEISELRITKEYAESQIDKSGIRRLKAS from the coding sequence ATGTCAAATAAAGAAAAGATGGACAAGTGTTCGTTTTGCGGACGGGAAAAGAAGGAAGTAAATCTTCTGATTGCAGGGATTGACGGACACATTTGCGACCGTTGTGCCGAGCAGGCTCATTCGATTATCCAGGAAGAGGTGAAAACATCAAGCTCTTTCGATTTGGATGACATCAAACTGCTTAAGCCAAAAGAGATCAAGGATTTTCTTGATCAATACGTTATCGGACAAGATCGCGCCAAACGTGTGCTTTCGGTTTCGGTTTACAATCATTACAAACGACTGACACAGAAGGTTGATGATGATGAAACAGAGATTGAAAAGTCGAACATTATTCTGGTTGGCGAAACCGGTACCGGTAAAACCTTACTGGCACGTACAATTGCCAAAATGTTGCATGTTCCGTTTACGATTGTTGATGCAACTGTACTTACAGAAGCCGGTTATGTTGGCGAAGACATTGAAAGTTTGTTAACACGCTTGTTACAAGCTGCCGACTACAACGTTGAAGCTGCCGAGCGCGGAATTGTATTTGTTGACGAAATTGACAAGATCGCACGTAAAAGCGATAATCCATCGATTACACGCGATGTTTCAGGCGAAGGTGTTCAGCAAGGTTTGTTAAAACTGCTGGAAGGTTCGATTGTAAACGTTCCGCCGCAAGGAGGACGTAAACACCCGGAACAAAAGCTGATTCCTGTTGATACTAAAAATATATTGTTTGTTTGTGGTGGCGCGTTTGATGGTATCGAGCGCAAAATTGCCAACCGGTTAAATACAAAAGTTATTGGTTACAGCGCTGCAAAAGATGCCGACCGCATCGAACGCGAAAACCTGCTTCAGTATGTTTCACCACAGGATTTAAAATCATTCGGGCTGATTCCGGAAATCATCGGTCGTTTGCCGGTACTTACTTACCTTAATCCTTTAGACAAAGAAACACTGCGCAGCATTTTAACTGAGCCAAAGAATTCGGTTATCAAGCAGTACAAAAAGTTGTTTAAACTGGATGAGATAGAGTTGGAATTTGACGAAGAGGCCCTGGAATACATCGTTGACAAAGCAATCGAATTTAAACTCGGTGCACGTGGTTTGCGTTCGATATGCGAAAACATTATGAACGATGCCATGTTTGATGCTCCTTCAGATGAAATTTCAGAATTGCGCATCACCAAAGAATACGCCGAAAGTCAGATTGACAAATCGGGTATCCGTCGATTGAAAGCAAGCTAA
- a CDS encoding transglycosylase SLT domain-containing protein — translation MRHLIIYIFSLLFFTNVLAQEVDTALTLDDLKLEADTTGFNTLDVDDMLNPIFSDQMDSMMSSWDIQNRFNFSNSEVRTANYPKNLPDSVYIKRLKEIEQVVDLSYNSVVKNYLQMYTEKRRDLVEVMLGLSAYYFPIFEETLDKYDMPLEIKYLAIIESALNPTARSRVGANGLWQFMYGTARNMKLEITSFVDERRDPIKATDAAARYLSKLHDIYGDWHLAIAAYNCGPGNVNRAIRRSGGKRNYWEIYYRLPRETRGYVPAFIAATYTFEYYKEHNLVPRFPEIELSVDTVMVNDYLHFDQVSAKLNIEKEQLRALNPMYRRDVIPAKASKSYPLVLPNDVILDFVDQDTAIFAYERNKYFPNNTLMDPTTSNSSYFTPVDIKGKAKVVYTVKAGDNVGFISSWFHVRTSDLRYWNNINRDIIRVGQKLAIYVPEKDKEKYEQLTTMSFAQKQASIGKTSTPTTTAKTKPLDPNFEYYTVRKGDTLWDIAQKYAGISADEIMRLNELKNDRGLYIGQKLKIKRKG, via the coding sequence ATGAGACATCTAATTATTTATATATTTTCGTTATTATTTTTCACGAATGTGTTGGCACAGGAAGTTGACACTGCGCTTACATTAGATGATTTAAAACTGGAAGCAGATACTACCGGTTTTAACACATTGGATGTTGATGATATGCTGAATCCCATTTTTTCGGATCAGATGGATAGCATGATGAGTTCGTGGGATATTCAGAACCGTTTTAACTTCAGTAATTCGGAAGTACGAACAGCGAACTATCCAAAAAACCTGCCCGATTCGGTATACATTAAACGTTTAAAAGAAATTGAGCAGGTTGTTGATCTGTCGTACAATTCGGTGGTAAAAAACTACCTGCAAATGTATACCGAAAAGCGTCGCGACCTGGTTGAAGTGATGCTCGGATTATCAGCCTACTACTTCCCAATTTTTGAGGAAACGCTGGACAAATACGATATGCCGCTGGAGATAAAATACCTGGCTATCATCGAGTCGGCACTAAATCCAACAGCACGTTCGCGGGTTGGTGCAAATGGCTTGTGGCAATTTATGTACGGCACTGCCCGCAACATGAAACTGGAGATCACTTCGTTTGTTGACGAGCGCCGTGACCCTATAAAAGCAACGGATGCTGCTGCCCGTTATCTTTCAAAACTTCACGACATATACGGCGACTGGCACCTGGCCATTGCCGCCTACAACTGTGGCCCCGGAAACGTAAACCGTGCTATCCGACGTTCGGGAGGAAAAAGAAATTACTGGGAAATCTATTATCGTTTGCCACGCGAAACCAGAGGTTACGTACCGGCATTTATTGCGGCAACTTACACCTTCGAATATTACAAGGAGCACAACTTAGTTCCACGTTTCCCGGAGATTGAACTTTCGGTTGATACGGTAATGGTAAACGACTACCTGCACTTCGATCAGGTTAGTGCAAAACTAAATATCGAAAAGGAGCAGCTGCGTGCCCTTAACCCGATGTACCGCCGCGATGTAATTCCGGCCAAAGCCAGCAAGTCCTATCCTCTGGTGTTACCGAATGATGTAATTCTGGATTTTGTAGATCAGGATACAGCTATTTTTGCTTACGAACGCAACAAATACTTCCCCAACAATACTTTAATGGATCCGACAACCAGCAACAGCAGCTATTTTACGCCTGTTGATATTAAAGGCAAAGCAAAGGTTGTTTACACCGTTAAAGCGGGCGATAATGTTGGTTTTATTTCGTCATGGTTTCATGTGCGGACTTCCGATTTACGGTACTGGAACAACATAAATCGCGACATAATTCGTGTAGGCCAGAAACTGGCAATTTACGTTCCTGAAAAAGATAAGGAAAAGTACGAGCAGCTTACGACCATGAGTTTTGCTCAAAAACAGGCTTCCATCGGAAAAACATCAACACCAACAACAACGGCCAAGACAAAACCCCTTGATCCGAATTTCGAATATTACACGGTGCGTAAAGGCGATACTTTGTGGGACATTGCTCAGAAATATGCAGGAATATCGGCTGATGAAATTATGCGCCTGAATGAGCTGAAAAACGACCGTGGATTGTATATCGGGCAGAAATTAAAAATTAAACGCAAAGGGTAA
- a CDS encoding TrmH family RNA methyltransferase, translating to MNTNSVAFFNAKDDEKFPETSAIIIAAWRLSNSENIGKIIRLAHNLGAQEVLFVRESENHRESKIKKTAGFSYDQMKWRFISENDFIELLDAGYQLTIVETCDGATNIYREILPQKTILLAGSESHGLPANIIKMASKSVYIPMPGRCKSLNISNALSVAAFEWYRQQTCV from the coding sequence ATGAACACCAATTCCGTAGCGTTTTTTAATGCAAAAGACGACGAGAAATTCCCTGAAACCAGTGCCATAATTATCGCGGCCTGGCGCTTGTCGAATTCCGAAAATATCGGCAAGATAATTCGGCTGGCTCATAATCTGGGAGCTCAGGAAGTTTTATTTGTTCGTGAATCGGAGAATCATCGTGAATCGAAAATTAAAAAGACGGCCGGATTTTCGTACGACCAGATGAAGTGGCGCTTTATTTCAGAAAACGATTTTATTGAACTATTGGATGCCGGTTATCAGCTCACCATTGTGGAAACCTGCGACGGAGCCACAAATATTTACCGCGAAATATTGCCACAAAAAACCATACTGCTTGCCGGTAGCGAATCGCACGGCCTCCCTGCAAACATTATAAAAATGGCCAGCAAAAGTGTTTATATCCCCATGCCGGGAAGGTGCAAATCGTTAAATATTTCAAATGCATTATCGGTTGCGGCATTCGAGTGGTATCGCCAGCAAACCTGTGTTTAA
- a CDS encoding LysR substrate-binding domain-containing protein, which translates to MITLTQLEYIVAVDTHRHFGKAAESCFITQPTLSMQIKKLEEDLEIIIFDRSKQPLIPTDVGVRIIEQARVVLKQSEEINNIVKDHKNLVSGMLRIGIIPTLAPYLLPIFVGNYKKKYPNIFIKVVEATTENIINLLHKDLIDVGILVTPLHEEKILEKPLFYEEMLIYANSGHKLHKQKEITVEDIATPEIWLLSDGHCFRDQVINLCSYLGTTDSQLPFHFEAGSLETLMNIVDREGGITLIPELAKATMSQKRAYNVENFTNIKPLREVSLVYSRHYAKHKLINLLWREIKDSVPQELQDENRGTIVEWR; encoded by the coding sequence ATGATTACCCTAACCCAATTAGAGTATATAGTTGCCGTTGACACTCATCGTCATTTTGGCAAAGCTGCCGAGTCTTGTTTTATAACTCAGCCAACACTTTCCATGCAAATTAAAAAGCTGGAAGAAGACCTCGAAATTATTATTTTCGACAGAAGTAAACAACCTCTTATCCCAACCGATGTTGGTGTTCGGATTATTGAACAGGCGCGGGTGGTTTTAAAACAGTCTGAAGAAATAAACAACATCGTAAAAGACCATAAAAACCTGGTTTCAGGAATGTTACGCATTGGTATTATTCCAACGCTGGCACCCTACTTACTTCCTATTTTTGTTGGAAATTACAAAAAGAAATATCCAAATATTTTCATTAAGGTAGTGGAAGCAACCACCGAAAATATTATCAATCTTTTACACAAAGACCTTATCGATGTTGGTATTTTGGTAACTCCTCTTCATGAAGAGAAGATACTTGAAAAGCCTTTGTTTTACGAGGAAATGCTTATTTATGCCAACAGCGGACATAAATTGCACAAACAAAAAGAAATTACGGTTGAAGACATTGCAACACCGGAAATTTGGCTGTTGAGCGACGGACACTGTTTCCGCGACCAGGTGATCAATCTGTGTTCGTACCTGGGAACTACCGATAGCCAGTTGCCATTTCATTTTGAAGCCGGATCGTTGGAAACATTGATGAACATTGTTGACCGCGAAGGAGGAATAACACTTATTCCGGAGTTGGCAAAAGCTACCATGTCGCAAAAAAGAGCTTACAACGTGGAGAATTTCACCAATATAAAACCGCTGCGTGAAGTTAGCCTGGTGTACTCGCGGCACTATGCAAAACACAAGTTGATCAACCTGCTTTGGCGCGAAATTAAAGATTCAGTTCCGCAAGAGTTACAAGACGAAAACCGGGGAACAATTGTGGAATGGCGTTAG
- the pyrF gene encoding orotidine-5'-phosphate decarboxylase: protein MGVFRLRSSGFRLFIMNQQQLFEQIQKKRSFLCVGLDTDIQKIPQHLRDTSDPIFSFNKEIIDATAEYSVAYKPNLAFYESLGSKGMESLEKTVMYVKSKYPEIFVIADAKRGDIGNTSNLYARAFFDQQDFDAVTVAPYMGEDSVKPFMTYLGKWVILLALTSNKGAYDFQFIEDKESGDKLFESVLKTSQNWGTTENLMYVVGATKAEKLKEIRAIVPDHFLLVPGVGAQGGSLQEVAKNGMNSKCGLLVNSSRGIIYASSENDFAAKAGAAAEEVQKEMEVLLQEAGLV from the coding sequence ATGGGAGTCTTCAGACTTCGGTCTTCCGGCTTCCGACTTTTTATCATGAATCAACAGCAACTATTTGAGCAGATCCAAAAAAAGCGCAGTTTCCTGTGTGTTGGTTTGGATACCGATATTCAAAAAATCCCGCAACACCTGAGAGATACATCAGATCCGATCTTTTCATTCAATAAAGAAATTATTGATGCCACTGCCGAATATTCGGTAGCATATAAACCTAACCTTGCGTTTTACGAAAGTTTGGGATCGAAAGGAATGGAAAGCCTGGAAAAAACAGTGATGTATGTAAAATCGAAATACCCTGAAATTTTTGTGATTGCCGATGCCAAACGTGGTGATATCGGTAACACCTCGAATTTATATGCACGGGCATTTTTCGATCAGCAGGATTTTGATGCGGTAACAGTTGCTCCGTACATGGGTGAAGATTCGGTAAAGCCGTTTATGACTTACCTCGGTAAATGGGTGATTCTTTTAGCGCTGACTTCGAATAAAGGAGCTTACGATTTCCAGTTTATCGAAGACAAAGAAAGTGGCGACAAGTTGTTTGAATCGGTTTTAAAAACATCGCAAAACTGGGGAACTACAGAAAACCTGATGTATGTGGTTGGCGCTACAAAGGCGGAGAAACTGAAAGAAATTCGTGCGATTGTACCTGATCACTTTTTGCTGGTGCCGGGCGTGGGAGCGCAGGGTGGAAGTTTGCAGGAAGTAGCCAAAAACGGAATGAACAGCAAGTGTGGCTTATTGGTGAATTCATCACGTGGAATCATCTACGCTTCGTCGGAAAATGATTTCGCAGCAAAAGCTGGTGCAGCAGCAGAAGAAGTTCAGAAAGAAATGGAAGTATTGCTGCAGGAAGCCGGATTGGTTTAG
- a CDS encoding DUF5683 domain-containing protein → MIKRGFFSKILLLSLPLFFSINMLGQTTAQDSAFIAQANEVPTKVEHSPKKATLYSTFLPGLGQAYNKKYWKIPLVYAGFGTIGYFIHWNNDNYKIMRQAYADLTDGPGPYGAEDPTNSYMDLEAAQYYDLNNPTHYNNFKTGLDKQQSYYRRNRDLLIISIVGFYGLNIIDASVDAHLYDFDISEDLTFNWQPTMQYHDFHYVYGVSCTFTF, encoded by the coding sequence GTGATTAAACGCGGTTTTTTTTCTAAAATATTACTTCTTAGCCTGCCATTGTTTTTCAGCATTAATATGTTGGGGCAAACAACTGCGCAGGATTCTGCTTTTATTGCACAGGCCAATGAAGTACCAACAAAGGTTGAACATTCGCCTAAAAAAGCTACCCTCTATTCAACATTTTTACCGGGACTTGGCCAGGCATACAACAAAAAATACTGGAAAATTCCGTTGGTTTATGCCGGTTTCGGAACCATCGGTTATTTTATTCACTGGAACAACGACAATTACAAAATTATGCGTCAGGCCTATGCTGATTTAACAGACGGTCCCGGACCATATGGAGCAGAAGACCCGACTAATTCGTATATGGATTTGGAAGCCGCGCAGTATTACGACTTAAATAATCCTACGCATTACAACAATTTTAAAACCGGGCTCGACAAACAACAAAGTTACTATCGGCGTAATCGCGACTTGCTAATTATAAGTATTGTTGGATTTTACGGGTTGAACATTATTGATGCCAGTGTGGATGCACATTTGTACGATTTTGATATCAGCGAAGACCTTACATTTAACTGGCAACCAACAATGCAATACCATGATTTTCATTACGTTTATGGTGTAAGTTGCACTTTTACTTTTTAA
- a CDS encoding Gfo/Idh/MocA family oxidoreductase produces the protein MSNLSRRKFIGTTAASVAAATILPSNVIAGLGHKPPSDKLNIAGIGVGGKGFTNLKFMETENIVALCDVDWDYAGRNAFERWYRARQYKDFRVMLEEQKDIDAVMIATPDHTHALPALMAMREGKHVFLQKPLTHSVYESRIMTETAQRYGVATQMGNQGNSADGIRQICEWIWAGTIGEVTHVDTWTNRPIWPQGLTRPEKSKRVPKTLDWDLFIGPAKFTEYNPIYHPWNWRGWWDFGTGALGDMGCHILDPVFKALNLQYPKTVEGSSTPFNNDSAPNAEFVRYEFDRRDNLPKVAMPEVTVHWYDGGFMPPRPDELKDGEQMGDDGGGCIFYGTRGKIMCGTYAANPTLLPTSEMAHFQEPEKTIRRISNAMEGGHEQDWIRACKESKDARVEASSNFSYAGPLNEMVVMGVLAVRLQSLQRKLEWDGPNMRFTNISPSDTIRVLKKDNFEVINGDPTFDKQYETLPAQKMAEEWIRHTYRRGWEQI, from the coding sequence ATGAGCAACTTATCACGTAGAAAATTTATAGGAACAACGGCAGCAAGTGTTGCCGCTGCTACAATTCTTCCCTCTAACGTTATTGCAGGGCTTGGCCATAAACCGCCCAGCGACAAACTCAACATTGCCGGAATCGGTGTTGGAGGAAAAGGTTTCACCAACCTGAAATTTATGGAAACCGAAAACATCGTTGCTTTATGCGACGTTGACTGGGACTACGCAGGAAGAAACGCATTTGAGCGCTGGTACCGGGCCAGGCAGTACAAGGATTTCAGGGTGATGCTGGAGGAACAGAAAGATATTGATGCAGTGATGATTGCCACTCCGGACCATACCCACGCCCTGCCGGCATTAATGGCCATGCGCGAAGGTAAACATGTTTTTCTGCAAAAGCCATTGACGCATTCGGTTTACGAATCGCGTATAATGACCGAAACTGCCCAGCGTTACGGTGTTGCCACACAAATGGGCAACCAGGGAAATTCGGCTGACGGTATCCGGCAAATTTGCGAATGGATTTGGGCCGGCACAATTGGCGAAGTCACTCATGTTGATACCTGGACCAACCGCCCGATTTGGCCACAAGGGTTAACACGCCCCGAAAAAAGCAAACGCGTCCCAAAAACACTCGACTGGGATTTATTTATCGGACCGGCAAAGTTTACGGAATATAATCCCATTTACCACCCATGGAACTGGCGCGGCTGGTGGGATTTTGGAACCGGAGCACTCGGCGATATGGGATGCCATATTCTCGATCCTGTCTTTAAAGCACTGAATTTACAATATCCGAAAACTGTTGAAGGCAGTTCAACGCCTTTTAACAACGATTCGGCACCCAATGCAGAGTTTGTCCGTTACGAATTCGATCGTCGCGACAACCTGCCAAAAGTAGCCATGCCCGAAGTTACGGTTCATTGGTACGATGGTGGTTTTATGCCGCCCCGCCCCGATGAATTAAAAGACGGTGAACAAATGGGCGATGATGGTGGCGGTTGTATCTTTTACGGTACCCGCGGGAAAATAATGTGTGGTACTTATGCTGCAAATCCAACCTTATTGCCAACTTCGGAGATGGCGCATTTTCAGGAACCTGAAAAAACCATCCGACGTATTTCCAATGCCATGGAAGGCGGCCACGAACAAGACTGGATACGTGCATGTAAAGAAAGTAAAGATGCCCGGGTTGAAGCCTCATCGAACTTTTCTTATGCCGGACCATTGAACGAAATGGTTGTTATGGGTGTACTGGCCGTTCGATTGCAAAGCCTTCAGCGCAAACTGGAATGGGACGGGCCAAATATGCGCTTTACAAACATCAGCCCATCGGATACCATCCGCGTATTGAAAAAGGACAATTTTGAAGTGATCAATGGCGATCCAACATTTGATAAACAATACGAAACTTTACCGGCTCAAAAAATGGCCGAAGAATGGATCAGACACACCTATCGAAGGGGGTGGGAGCAGATTTAG